One Plasmodium relictum strain SGS1 genome assembly, chromosome: 2 genomic region harbors:
- a CDS encoding eukaryotic translation initiation factor 2 alpha subunit, putative: protein MAETRSKVDLGDCRFYEKKFPEVDDLIMVKVNRIEDMGAYVSILEYNDMEGMILMSELSKRRFRSVNKLIRVGRHEVVLVLRVDSQKGYIDLSKRRVSPKDIIKCEEKFSKSKKVHQTVRHVAQKHGITVEELNRRAIWPLYKKYGHALDALKEATMNPEAVFKGLDIDEEIKKSLLADIQLRLTPQALKLRGRIDVWCFSYEGIDAVKEALKKGKEISNEEVSINIKLIAPPQYVIVTSCHDKELGMSKIQEAMKVISDKIKEYKGGDFKQQGEILVIGGDEEKRLEELLDKHDELSSDEDDDNSSDEDEENSSNEEDNSSDEGEDEED, encoded by the exons ATGGCAGAAACTAGGAGTAAAGTTGATTTGGGTGATTGTCgcttttatgaaaaaaaatttcctgAAGTTGATGATTTGATTATGGTTAAAGTTAACAGAATTGAAGATATGGGAGCATATGTATCTATATTAGAATATAATGATATGGAAG ggaTGATTTTAATGTCTGAATTATCTAAAAGAAGATTTAGAAGtgttaataaattaattcgAGTTGGAAGACATGAAGTTGTTCTAGTATTAAGAGTAGATAGTCAAAAAGGTTACATTGACTTATCAAAAAGGAGAGTATCCCCAAaggatataataaaatgtgAGGAAAAATTTTCCAAATCGAAGAAAGTTCACCAAACAGTTAGACATGTAGCACAAAAACATGGAATAACCGTTGAAGAATTAAATAGAAGAGCTATTTGGCCtttgtataaaaaatatgggCATGCATTAGATGCATTAAAAGAAGCAACAATGAATCCAGAAGCTGTTTTTAAAGGATTAGATATagatgaagaaataaaaaaatcacTTCTTGCTGACATACAGCTAAGACTTACCCCACAAGCATTAAAATTAAGGGGTAGAATTGATGTTTGGTGTTTCAGCTATGAAGGTATCGATGCTGTTAAAGAAGCgttaaaaaaaggaaaagaaatTTCAAATGAAGAGGtttctattaatattaaattaatagcACCTCCACAGTATGTTATTGTTACATCATGTCATGATAAAGAGCTTGGAATGTCAAAAATACAAGAAGCTATGAAAGTCATCAGTGATAAAATTAAGGAATATAAAGGTGGTGATTTTAAACAGCAAGGAGAGATTTTGGTCATAGGAGgagatgaagaaaaaagatTAGAAGAATTATTAGACAAACATGACGAACTTTCTAGTGATGAAGACGATGATAATTCAAgtgatgaagatgaagaaaattCAAGTAATGAAGAAGATAATTCAAGTGATGAAGGAGAAGACGAagaagattaa